From Candidatus Denitrolinea symbiosum:
TTGAGCTGTACAGTGGAAAACCGGGCGAAGGACTTATTAGCCATTAATCCGCTTTGGACAGACGCGCTAACCGCTGCAGATGAGCAAAAACTTTTACAGTCCATATTGAAGTACCTGGATGAACAAAAATCGCAAGGGAAATTAAATAATAACGGCATCCCTAGAATGGTTCGTGGATACTTTTATGAAATGGCGTGCATTATCGCTGAAAGCGCGCGGGTTTTGCGTCCCAATGCTCCATTGATCATGGTAAACGACAATGTACGTTACGCAGGCGCAAGTATTTCCGTTGACTTGATTCTTTCAAGTATTGCTGAAAAATTAGGTTTTTCCATTGAAAACATCCTTGTACTACCCAACGGAAAAGGTAACAGCAGTCAACAAATGGGCGAACATGGGCGAGAAGCCTTGAGAAAGTGCGTTTATGTTTGGAGAAAACGATGAGTCCATATCGAGGTCATCTTAATTCCAGTGATGATTTGGTAACAACCTACGAAGCAACTCGCGCAGGTTTTGTAGCCCTTGCCTTAGAAAAGAACCGAAAAGCCACGCCTTATGTAGCAGAAGCCCGTGCGCTCCAGACAGCCGCATCAGCAGCAAAAACGCCTGCTGGTTTGCTGAAAATTAAAGGAATAGAATCTGGCCTCCTAACAGCGGCAGGATTGTCTGATAAAGCATTTAATCATCTGTTACCCGAAGATAGAAAAGAAGCCATAAAGGGTCTGATCAAGAATTTTCTTGAACCAGCGGGAACAAAATTTGTAGAAGAATTAGTGTTTCGCTTTTTGCTGACTAGAGGCGATACGCTAGGCGGTTCAATGCGAAATATTGGGGGCGCTTTAGCGCAAAGGAAATTAACTCGCGCGATTATTTCAACGCTAGCCATTGCAGGCATCAGTTATCAATGGCAACACGCCAAAAGTCGAAAATGGCTTGACATGACAGACGATGACTCCGACATTGAGTTATCGTTACGGGGTTTAAGTTGGCACAATGGAACTGGTAATCGCACGTTGATCTACAACTTGACTGTTCCATTAGTCAAAAACAACGTTGACCTGTGCTTGTTCAACGCATTGCCCGCTGAAGTAGAAGCGAGCAAATATAAAATCCCTGAAACCTACATTGCGTTGGGCGAACTCAAGGGTGGAATTGATCCCGCAGGAGCAGATGAACACTGGAAAACTGCTCAAACCGCATTAAACCGAATTAGGGAAGCATTTTTCGAAGTAAGCGCAACGCCGCGCACATTTTTTGTAGGCGCGGCTATTGAGAAAAAGATGTCCGCAGAAATTTGGGAGCAATTAGAGTCGGGCATTTTGAGCAATGCCGCAAACTTAACCGATGAGAGGCAGGTTATGTCTATTTCACAATGGCTGTGTGGTCTGTAAGGCAAAGGCAAGCCATCAATAAACGCCAGCGTCAAAGACACAAGCAAATCGCCCACAAAATCAGGAAACGGTTCCTTGCTTTCAAGGACCGTTTTTGATTCCCCGCCGTCCACGCGGCCTGCCGCGCGCTCACTTGCCAAGCGCCCTCCATTCGGTTATCCTTGCAGGCGGGAGTGGTTAAGTCCCGGCGGGCTTCCTGGTCTTCAAAACCTGTGGCGGGTCGCGTTGCGGGCCGCGGTGGGTTCGACTCCCATCCACTCCCGCCTCATTCAGACCGTAGACGGCGGACGGCGAACCGTCCCTCGTCCACGGTCTGCTATAAAGGTGAACCATGTCGTTTCCCGAACCCGAGCTTCTTACCAGTCTTGTTTCCCGCGTTTTCCGAATTGAAGACGTGACCAGCGGCGATCCGCAAAAGGGATGGATCCTCCGCTATCGCGGCCATCTACTCGGCGACGACTCCGCCGCGGCCTACGACCTTCTGGCGGATTCCGTCCGAACCTACGGACTCACCCCCCTCTTCCGCAAAGACGGCGACAAGCACGTCGTCTTCCTCGTCCCCTCCCTCCCCGAACCGAAGAAGCGTTTCCCGCTCGTCAACATCGTCCTCTTCCTGCTGACCGTCTTCAGCGTGATGCTGGCCGGGGCCTCGCCCGAAGGGACTCCGCCCGCCGACCAGGGCGCGCAGGCGCTGTGGCTGCTGAAATCCATTTTCACGGGCTGGCCGTTCGCCCTCAGCCTGCTGGGGATTTTGCTGGCGCACGAGTTCGGCCATTACCTGATGAGCCGTTACCACAAGACCGCCGCCACGCTCCCGTTCTTCATCCCGCTCCCGTTCAGCATCCTCGGGACGATGGGCGCGTTCATCCAGATGCAGGCCGTCCCGAAGAACAAACGCATCCTGTTCGACATCGGCGTGGCGGGCCCGCTGGCGGGGATGGTCGTCGCGGCCCCCGTCCTGCTCTTCGGGTTGACGCTTTCCCAGCTCGGCCCAATCGTCCAGGACCCGAACGGCTTCATCGAAGGCAACTCGCTGCTCTACCTGCTCTCCAAATACCTTGTCTTCGGGCAACTGCTCCCCTCGCCCGCCTCGCTCAGCGGACTGCCCCTCCTCCAATATTGGCTTCAATACTTCTTCACCGGGCATCCCGTCCCCTTCGGCGGCACGGACGTGTTCATCCACCCCGTCGCGTTCGCGGGCTGGGCGGGATTGCTCGTCACCGCGCTGAACCTCATCCCGGTCGGCACGCTCGACGGCGGACACATCACCTACGCGTTGTTCGGCGAAAAAATCCGCAAAGCCTACCCGTTCATCCTCGGCCTCCTCGCCGCGCTGGGACTGGTCTGGAGCACCTGGTGGCTCTGGGCGTTGCTCCTGCTCTGGCTGGGACGCGTCCACGCCGAGCCGCTCGACCAGATCACCGAACTCGATCCGCCGCGCCGCGCCGTCGGCTGGTTTGCCATCCTCCTCTTCGCGCTGGTCTTTTCGCCCGTCCCGATGGTGCTGCTTGGATAAAAAATTCGTCTTCCGCCTCTCGACTCTCGCCCTCCTGGTCCTCGCGGCCTGCGCGCCAGCCGTCGAAACGGCGGCCCCGCCCACAGTCACGCGCGAGGCGAAGCCCCCGTCAACCGCCGCGCCGACGTCCGCCCCCGTCAGCGCGTTGGGCGTGGACGCGGAGTCCCTGCGCGGCGTCGTCATCATGGCCTGGCATCCGTGGTTCGGTCCCGAGGCCTCGCTGTTCGAGACGCAGGTCGCGGATTTTAATTCCACGAACGAATGGGGCGTCACCGTCCTGACGCAGGGACAGTCCAACTATGCCGAGGCGTTCAACAACGTGACGAATTCGCTCGGCACGACGGGGCAGCCCGACGTGACGATCGGCCTGCCCGAGGAGGCCTGGTTTTGGGACGAGCGCAACGGCGTGACCGACCTGACGCCGTATGTGAACGATCCCGTGTGGGGGCTGAGCGCCGAGGAGCAGGCGGATTTCTCCCCGGTGTTTTGGGCGCAGGATCAGATGGGCGAAAAACGCCTCGGCATGCCCGCCGAGCGGACGGCCCGCCTCATGTTCTACAACCAGACGTGGGCGCGCGAACTTGGGTTCAACGCGCCGCCCGCTGACGCGGAGGATTTCCGCAAGCAGGCTTGCGCGGCCAACGCCTCGTTCCGCGCCAACGCCGACCCGAAGGACGACGCCTACGGCGGCTGGCTGGTGGACACCGCCCCGATGACCGCGCTCTCGTGGCTGACGGCTTTCGGCGGCGGCGCGCTGGAGGGCGAGGGCTATCGCTTCCTCCGTCCCGAAAATGTCGAGGCGTTGAAATTCGTAAAGGCGTTGTTCGATGACAATTGCGCCTATCAACTCGCCGAGGCGGATCCGATTGACGAGTTCGCCAACCGCCGCGCTTTGTTCGTCACGGGCGGGCTGGAAAACGTCGCCGCGCAGACGCGCGCCTTCCTCGATCTTTCGCGCAACGACGAGTGGACCGTGATCCCCTTCCCCGGCGACGGACAACCGACGATGAGCGTGTACGGCTCCTCGTACATCGTCCTGCGCTCGGACGAGACGCGGCAACTGGCGGCCTGGCTCTTCGTCCGCTGGATGCTTTCACCCGACCGTCAGGCGCGCTGGGTGCAGACGACCGGCATGTTCCCGCTTCGCTCCCTGACTTTGAACCTGGTCGCGGACTACGCGACGGCGCATCCGCAGTGGGTGGGCGCGGTGAAGGCGCTCCCCTCCGCGCAGGGGACGCCGCGCTACGCGTCGTGGCGGCTGATCCGCCTCGTGCTGGGCGACGGATTCAATTACACCTTCCGCTTCAACGTCCCCGCGGGAGAGACGGCCGGCATCCTGGCGGACATGGATCGGACGGTGCAGGATTTGGTTAAGTAGCCTCATAGTCGGATAGTCTCATAGCCTTATAGTCAAATGGCCGCGCCGTCCTGAGCGGAGACCTGTTCTTCATCTCACAGCCGAAGGATAGATTCAAGGGCGCTGACCGATGTATCCCAATTACTCCTTCCCGCCGCGCACACTGGCCGGTCTCCTTGTGGACGGGCCGCTGGCGCGGCGGCGCGCCTCCCGCCCAGCGCGGAGTTCTTCGTCGCTTCTGGCACGAAGAGACCGACGAGGTATAGCATGAAGATCGCGCCGAGCGCGGTGTTGCGGATGTTCAGCCCCAGCCAGAAGAGATTCAAGGCGAGGTGATCGTGCCAGCGCAGGCGTTTCATTGGCGGCTCCAGAATGAAGATGATGGCATTATACTTATTTCCGTACGCACGCTCCAGAATACTTTGTCGCCCAGGGCAGACGCGCGTCGGGGCAAACCTGCGTGTTCGCCCTAACTTTGAAATTCCTAAAGAAGACCAAACGAATCTCGGAGGCCGACATGGATCGAAAACGCATTGTGTTTGCGCTGGTGAGCATTTTGGTTCTGCTGGGACTGGTACTTTCCCTCTTCGCGGTTTCGCGGGAGAATTTTTACAAGCCGACGCCCGTCACAGGCAGGGTCGTCTACCAGAACAACCAGAGCGGGACAAGGGAAATCTACATCCTGGATCTGGAGACAATGGAGTCCGTCCGCGTCACGAACAACTCATGGGAGGACTACTCGCCCGCCTACGCCGCGGCCTTCGAGCGCGTCGCCTACGTCTCTGACCGCGAGGACGGAACGAACCTCTACACCGCCAACCTGGACGGCAGCGACGAAAAAGCGGTCTTCCCGCAAAGCATGATGCTCGACTATCCAGACTGGTCGCCCGACGGCAACTCGATCGTCGTCTCCTACACGCCCGGCTGTACGGAAGACGCGCCCTGCAACTTCGACCTTCACCGCTTCGACCTGCCCGAGGGCGTCACGATGCAGCTGACCGACACCCCCGAATCGGAATGGGTCCCGCAATGGTCTCCCGACGGGACGAAGATCGCCTTCGCTTCCGACCGCGACGGGGAC
This genomic window contains:
- a CDS encoding type II restriction enzyme, with protein sequence MSPYRGHLNSSDDLVTTYEATRAGFVALALEKNRKATPYVAEARALQTAASAAKTPAGLLKIKGIESGLLTAAGLSDKAFNHLLPEDRKEAIKGLIKNFLEPAGTKFVEELVFRFLLTRGDTLGGSMRNIGGALAQRKLTRAIISTLAIAGISYQWQHAKSRKWLDMTDDDSDIELSLRGLSWHNGTGNRTLIYNLTVPLVKNNVDLCLFNALPAEVEASKYKIPETYIALGELKGGIDPAGADEHWKTAQTALNRIREAFFEVSATPRTFFVGAAIEKKMSAEIWEQLESGILSNAANLTDERQVMSISQWLCGL
- a CDS encoding zinc metalloproteases M50; translated protein: MSFPEPELLTSLVSRVFRIEDVTSGDPQKGWILRYRGHLLGDDSAAAYDLLADSVRTYGLTPLFRKDGDKHVVFLVPSLPEPKKRFPLVNIVLFLLTVFSVMLAGASPEGTPPADQGAQALWLLKSIFTGWPFALSLLGILLAHEFGHYLMSRYHKTAATLPFFIPLPFSILGTMGAFIQMQAVPKNKRILFDIGVAGPLAGMVVAAPVLLFGLTLSQLGPIVQDPNGFIEGNSLLYLLSKYLVFGQLLPSPASLSGLPLLQYWLQYFFTGHPVPFGGTDVFIHPVAFAGWAGLLVTALNLIPVGTLDGGHITYALFGEKIRKAYPFILGLLAALGLVWSTWWLWALLLLWLGRVHAEPLDQITELDPPRRAVGWFAILLFALVFSPVPMVLLG